In Candidatus Saccharimonadales bacterium, the sequence CGAAAATGAATTTATTCCAAAAGAACTAACAGCCACGGTCGACCTGGAAAAGATTGAAAAACTGATTGCCGTCCTGGAAGACGACGAGGATATTAGCCAAGTCTATACCAACGCCAAATTCTAAAGTTATGCCACGGATTATCCTAGGCATTGATCCCGGCGTGGCAGATACCGGTTTTGGCGTTATCACCCAAGTAAAGCATGAGCTAACCGCATTGGACTACGGCTCAATCCAAACCCAGTCGAAACAGCCGATGGCGAATCGGTTGGAACATATTTTTACAGCAGTTGAAAAGCTGATTAAAAAATATAAACCGGAAATAGTCGCGGTTGAACAAATTTTTTTTCATACCAACGTAACCACCGCCATGGCCGTTAGCCAGGCCCGCGGAGTCATACTCCTGGCCGCTGCCCGGCATAGGTTAACAACCCTGGACTGCACGCCGCTCCAAGTCAAGCAAGCCTTAAGCGGCTATGGCCGGGCTGACAAGCGGCAAATTCAGACCCTAGTCAAAATCATGCTTAAGCTTAAAACCATGCCAA encodes:
- the ruvC gene encoding crossover junction endodeoxyribonuclease RuvC, which codes for MPRIILGIDPGVADTGFGVITQVKHELTALDYGSIQTQSKQPMANRLEHIFTAVEKLIKKYKPEIVAVEQIFFHTNVTTAMAVSQARGVILLAAARHRLTTLDCTPLQVKQALSGYGRADKRQIQTLVKIMLKLKTMPKPDDAADALAVAICCAHSRSKLK